The Nitrosospira lacus genome window below encodes:
- the nadA gene encoding quinolinate synthase NadA, whose amino-acid sequence MQAEAIAFERYDTLQDDDCEQRIIEAKAALGKRSVILAHHYQRADVYKHADLTGDSLKLSRLAAATEADYLVFCGVHFMAEVADILSKPEQIAILPDLAAGCSMADMASLSKVERAWRELAEVLEPDETITPVTYINSAADLKAFCGEHGGIVCTSSNAVKILQWSFSRREKVLFFPDQHLGRWSGHKMGIPLDEMLVWDFDEPMGGLTPEQIRKAKILLWKGHCSVHQMFQPQHILRFRNQYPDGKVISHPECSFEVCKNSDFVGSTEYIINTIRDAEKGTRWLVGTELNLVGRIAEEFKPEGKIVQFMAPTICMCSTMARIDPQHLAWTLENLVAGKVVNQIKVPVAEAVLAKLALERMLEAS is encoded by the coding sequence ATGCAAGCAGAAGCCATTGCTTTTGAACGTTATGACACTTTACAGGACGATGATTGCGAGCAACGCATCATTGAGGCCAAAGCCGCGCTGGGTAAGCGGTCAGTCATACTTGCGCATCACTATCAGCGGGCGGATGTGTACAAGCATGCCGATCTCACCGGTGATTCCCTGAAGCTCTCACGTCTCGCTGCCGCGACGGAAGCGGACTATCTTGTATTTTGCGGCGTGCATTTCATGGCTGAGGTAGCCGATATTCTATCCAAGCCGGAGCAGATCGCCATCCTGCCCGACCTGGCCGCCGGCTGCTCAATGGCTGACATGGCCAGCCTTTCCAAGGTGGAGCGAGCGTGGCGCGAACTGGCGGAAGTGCTTGAGCCCGACGAGACGATCACGCCCGTGACGTATATCAATTCCGCCGCCGACCTGAAAGCCTTTTGTGGTGAGCATGGCGGTATCGTTTGTACTTCCAGCAATGCGGTCAAGATCTTGCAGTGGTCTTTTTCCCGGCGTGAGAAGGTGTTATTTTTCCCCGACCAGCATCTGGGGCGCTGGAGCGGTCACAAGATGGGAATCCCGCTGGATGAAATGCTGGTATGGGATTTTGATGAGCCGATGGGTGGGCTGACGCCGGAACAAATCAGGAAAGCCAAAATTTTATTATGGAAGGGACATTGTTCCGTCCACCAGATGTTCCAGCCGCAGCATATCCTGCGCTTCCGCAACCAGTACCCCGATGGAAAGGTGATTTCACATCCGGAATGCAGTTTCGAGGTATGCAAGAATTCCGATTTCGTCGGCTCCACCGAATATATTATTAATACCATTCGTGATGCGGAAAAAGGAACCCGTTGGCTGGTGGGTACAGAATTGAATCTGGTTGGCCGCATCGCCGAGGAATTCAAGCCGGAAGGGAAAATAGTACAGTTCATGGCGCCGACGATATGCATGTGCTCCACCATGGCCCGCATCGATCCACAGCATCTGGCCTGGACGCTGGAAAATCTTGTGGCGGGAAAGGTGGTGAATCAGATCAAGGTGCCGGTGGCCGAGGCGGTGCTTGCGAAGCTTGCACTGGAACGGATGCTGGAGGCTTCATAG
- the aspS gene encoding aspartate--tRNA ligase, with amino-acid sequence MRTNYCGLIDAKYLNQTVTLYGWVHRRRDHGGVIFIDMRDREGLVQVVCDPDNVTAFQSAEKIRNEFVLEIMGTVRHRPAGTANPNLVSGEIEVLVQSIEILNASLTPPFLMDDENLSEAVRLEHRYLDLRRPQMQANLRLRYKVAMAVRVFLDQHGFIDIETPMLTKSTPEGARDYLVPSRVNIGHFFALPQSPQLFKQLLMIAGFDRYYQITKCFRDEDLRADRQPEFTQIDIETSFLNEAQIMALMEEMICGLFRSVMNIDLPTPFPRLTYAEAMSRYGSDKPDLRVPLVLTELTDVMKEVEFKVFREAAQKPGGRVAALRVPAGGELSRKEIDDYTSFVAIYGAKGLAYIKVNALEKGLEGLQSPILKFLPEAVVNVILARTGAKDGDLIFFGADKAHVVNEALGALRARAGHDRGLAESGWKPLWVIDFPMFEHDDEENRWKALHHPFTSPADGHEDLLETDPGRALSKAYDMVLNGSEIGGGSVRIHRQDVQSKVFRALNIGAEEAHEKFGFLLEALQYGAPPHGGIAFGLDRVVTMMTGEESIRDVIAFPKTQRAQCLLTHAPSAVGEKQLRELHIKLRHVEALKG; translated from the coding sequence ATGCGCACCAACTACTGCGGCCTCATTGATGCTAAATATCTGAACCAGACAGTCACTCTTTACGGCTGGGTGCATCGTCGCCGCGATCACGGCGGCGTTATTTTTATTGATATGCGCGACCGCGAGGGTCTGGTGCAAGTGGTGTGTGACCCGGACAATGTGACGGCTTTCCAAAGTGCGGAAAAGATTCGTAATGAGTTCGTGCTGGAAATTATGGGCACAGTGCGGCATCGTCCCGCCGGCACGGCTAATCCCAATCTCGTCAGCGGTGAAATTGAGGTGCTGGTACAGTCTATCGAGATCCTCAACGCCTCGCTGACGCCACCGTTTCTGATGGATGACGAAAACCTGAGTGAGGCCGTGCGTCTGGAACACCGCTATCTCGATTTACGGCGTCCGCAGATGCAGGCAAACTTGCGTTTGCGCTACAAGGTGGCAATGGCGGTTCGCGTATTTCTCGATCAGCACGGCTTTATCGATATCGAAACGCCGATGCTGACAAAATCGACACCGGAGGGCGCGCGCGACTATCTGGTACCCTCGCGCGTCAATATCGGGCATTTCTTTGCATTGCCGCAGTCGCCGCAGTTATTCAAACAATTACTGATGATTGCAGGGTTCGACCGCTATTATCAGATCACCAAATGTTTTCGTGACGAAGATTTGCGCGCGGACCGCCAGCCCGAATTCACCCAGATTGATATCGAGACGTCTTTCCTGAACGAAGCTCAGATCATGGCACTGATGGAAGAGATGATTTGCGGTTTGTTCAGAAGCGTAATGAATATCGATCTTCCGACCCCTTTCCCGCGCTTGACATACGCTGAAGCCATGTCCCGGTATGGTTCCGACAAGCCCGATTTGCGCGTGCCGCTGGTTTTGACGGAGCTTACCGACGTGATGAAGGAGGTGGAATTCAAGGTTTTCCGCGAGGCGGCACAGAAACCGGGCGGGCGTGTGGCGGCGCTGCGGGTTCCGGCGGGCGGGGAATTATCGCGCAAGGAGATCGACGACTACACCAGTTTTGTGGCGATATACGGCGCGAAAGGGCTTGCCTACATTAAAGTGAATGCGCTGGAAAAAGGTCTTGAGGGCTTGCAGTCGCCGATACTCAAATTCCTGCCGGAGGCGGTGGTAAACGTCATCCTGGCGCGTACCGGGGCAAAAGATGGCGATCTCATATTCTTTGGCGCGGACAAGGCACATGTGGTGAATGAGGCGCTGGGAGCGCTGCGTGCCAGGGCCGGACATGACCGGGGGCTTGCGGAATCCGGATGGAAGCCCTTGTGGGTGATCGATTTTCCCATGTTTGAGCATGATGATGAGGAAAATCGCTGGAAAGCCTTGCACCATCCCTTTACTTCGCCCGCCGATGGTCACGAAGACCTCCTGGAAACCGATCCCGGAAGAGCCTTATCCAAGGCGTACGACATGGTACTGAACGGATCGGAGATCGGCGGCGGTTCGGTGCGTATTCATCGCCAGGACGTGCAGTCAAAAGTATTCCGTGCCTTGAATATCGGGGCCGAAGAGGCACATGAAAAATTCGGTTTTCTGCTGGAAGCGCTGCAATATGGCGCACCGCCTCACGGCGGCATCGCGTTCGGTCTGGACCGCGTAGTTACCATGATGACGGGTGAAGAATCGATCCGTGATGTGATAGCCTTTCCCAAGACTCAACGCGCCCAATGTCTGTTGACTCACGCGCCCAGTGCGGTGGGTGAAAAGCAGTTGCGGGAACTGCATATCAAGTTGCGGCACGTGGAAGCGCTAAAAGGCTAG
- a CDS encoding phosphate-starvation-inducible protein PsiE, translated as MEKVVLSFSYPDSLRQENMLHPRTATYSRRTLYFFEGAGLVVIALATIYAGYQETMLMINNARVSLADLLLMFLYLEILTMVGLYFESGKLPVRFPLYIAMVAMARYVIVDIKEMDNIRLLGVSGSIVLVAVAVLVIRYGHVRYPYLEDLEDLADAAPKKNNLRD; from the coding sequence ATGGAAAAGGTAGTATTGTCATTTTCTTATCCTGACAGTCTCCGCCAAGAAAATATGCTGCATCCTCGTACCGCTACCTATTCCCGCCGAACCCTGTACTTCTTTGAAGGCGCCGGGCTGGTCGTTATCGCGCTTGCCACGATATATGCGGGTTACCAGGAAACCATGTTGATGATCAACAACGCCAGAGTCAGTCTGGCGGATTTGTTGCTGATGTTTCTTTATCTGGAAATCCTGACCATGGTGGGCTTATATTTCGAGTCAGGCAAACTGCCGGTGCGATTTCCCCTTTATATTGCAATGGTGGCCATGGCGCGCTATGTGATTGTGGACATCAAGGAAATGGATAATATCCGGTTGCTGGGCGTATCCGGCTCGATAGTGCTTGTCGCGGTGGCGGTGCTGGTTATTCGCTATGGGCATGTGCGTTATCCCTACCTCGAGGATCTGGAGGATCTGGCGGACGCCGCCCCCAAAAAGAACAATCTGCGTGACTGA
- a CDS encoding FmdB family zinc ribbon protein: MPIYEYRCGSCGFEKEYLQKVNDAPVAACPACGSNAYTKLISAAGFQLKGSGWYATDFKNGAKPKPSPDTAAAATKSEAAGTATPAADSACPACAAD; this comes from the coding sequence ATGCCGATTTATGAATATCGCTGTGGGTCTTGTGGGTTTGAAAAAGAATATCTGCAAAAAGTAAATGACGCGCCGGTTGCGGCTTGTCCCGCATGCGGCAGCAATGCTTACACGAAACTTATTTCCGCTGCAGGTTTTCAGTTGAAGGGCAGTGGCTGGTACGCGACCGATTTCAAGAATGGCGCGAAGCCGAAACCCAGTCCGGATACCGCAGCCGCGGCTACAAAGAGCGAGGCTGCCGGTACAGCGACACCCGCCGCCGACTCTGCGTGCCCGGCTTGCGCCGCTGACTGA
- a CDS encoding HAD family hydrolase produces the protein MKSYRDNSVRAVLFDVDGTLADTERDGHRLAFNAAFKELGLDWEWDVELYGELLAITGGKERIRHYMEKYAPAELNRAELDSWIAGLHKAKTRHYVALLERGETPLRPGVARLIHQLREAKIKIAIATTTTPENVTSLLKSTLGEDSPSWFDVIGAGDIVAGKKPEPDIYHWVLEQLGLPAEQCIAVEDSENGLRASLAAGLDTVITVNEYTRPQDFTGAAVVLSDLGEPTQPFIVFEGDTGGGGWVDTELLARLKAQREIFTD, from the coding sequence ATGAAGTCGTATAGAGATAACTCCGTCCGCGCGGTACTGTTTGACGTTGATGGCACGCTGGCTGATACCGAGCGGGATGGCCATCGCCTCGCTTTCAATGCCGCGTTTAAGGAACTCGGTCTTGACTGGGAATGGGATGTCGAGCTTTATGGAGAGTTGTTGGCCATCACTGGCGGCAAAGAGCGTATCCGTCATTACATGGAAAAATATGCGCCAGCTGAATTGAACAGAGCTGAACTGGATAGCTGGATCGCCGGTTTGCACAAGGCCAAAACGAGACACTATGTGGCCCTGCTTGAACGCGGGGAAACACCATTGCGCCCAGGTGTCGCCCGTTTGATACACCAGTTGCGCGAAGCTAAAATAAAAATTGCCATTGCAACCACGACTACGCCGGAAAATGTAACGTCCTTGTTAAAATCCACCTTGGGTGAAGATTCACCTAGCTGGTTTGACGTCATCGGCGCGGGTGATATCGTTGCGGGGAAAAAACCCGAGCCGGATATTTACCACTGGGTGCTGGAACAACTGGGTTTGCCGGCGGAGCAATGCATCGCGGTGGAGGATTCGGAAAACGGACTGAGGGCATCACTTGCCGCGGGCCTCGATACCGTGATTACGGTCAACGAGTACACTCGCCCGCAGGATTTCACGGGTGCAGCGGTAGTGTTGTCGGATCTGGGCGAGCCAACGCAGCCATTTATAGTATTCGAGGGGGATACCGGTGGCGGCGGATGGGTGGATACGGAACTGCTGGCAAGGCTGAAAGCTCAGCGTGAAATATTCACGGACTAA
- the nudB gene encoding dihydroneopterin triphosphate diphosphatase, with protein sequence MYKIPISVLVVIHTSDMQVLLLERTDHPGYWQSVTGSQNPGETLVQTAVREVAEETGLDATRYPLSDCNIQNEYEIYKEWRWRYAPEVTRNTEHVFTLLLPEPVPVSVAAREHLNFVWLPWREAAEKVFSPSNAEAIRKLAADGWTGEGRG encoded by the coding sequence ATGTATAAAATCCCGATTTCCGTTCTGGTAGTGATCCATACGTCCGATATGCAGGTGCTTCTGCTGGAGCGAACCGATCATCCCGGATATTGGCAGTCGGTGACGGGTAGCCAGAATCCGGGTGAAACACTTGTGCAAACGGCTGTGCGGGAAGTGGCCGAAGAAACGGGACTGGATGCAACCCGCTACCCGCTAAGCGATTGCAACATTCAGAACGAATATGAAATTTATAAGGAGTGGCGCTGGCGCTACGCGCCGGAAGTGACGCGCAATACCGAGCATGTTTTCACCTTGCTATTGCCCGAACCCGTTCCCGTCTCGGTGGCTGCACGAGAGCATTTGAATTTTGTGTGGCTGCCTTGGCGAGAAGCGGCGGAAAAGGTATTTTCTCCCAGTAATGCGGAGGCGATACGGAAGCTGGCGGCGGATGGATGGACGGGAGAGGGCAGGGGATGA
- a CDS encoding endonuclease/exonuclease/phosphatase family protein encodes MPDKLHIATYNIHKGFSHFKRHMTVHQLRENLRALDADIIFLQEVVGQHTGHAARFENWPRGPQHEFLADSVWSDFAYGKNAIYDEGHHGNAILSRYPIMHWNNLDVSAHRFESRGLLHCEIGIPGWPENLHCICVHLGLFKRGQSKQLQALEQHIEQLVPQNAPLVIAGDFNDWREMASRILVKRLHLTEAFELTGGRVARTFPAVLPLFRLDRIYVRGFHVQNAQVHQGRPWSKISDHAVLSARMIRR; translated from the coding sequence ATGCCCGATAAGCTGCATATTGCCACCTATAATATTCATAAAGGTTTTTCGCATTTCAAGCGGCACATGACGGTGCACCAGCTGCGCGAAAATTTGCGGGCCCTCGACGCCGATATCATCTTTCTGCAGGAAGTGGTCGGACAGCATACCGGGCATGCGGCCCGCTTCGAAAATTGGCCACGCGGTCCGCAGCATGAATTTCTGGCCGATTCGGTGTGGTCAGATTTTGCCTACGGAAAAAACGCGATATACGACGAAGGGCATCATGGCAATGCGATTCTAAGCCGTTACCCGATAATGCACTGGAATAACCTGGACGTTTCCGCGCATCGTTTCGAGAGCCGCGGTTTGCTTCATTGCGAAATTGGTATTCCGGGCTGGCCGGAGAATCTGCATTGCATATGTGTTCACCTGGGCTTATTCAAACGGGGGCAATCAAAACAATTGCAGGCCCTGGAACAGCATATCGAGCAACTGGTACCGCAGAATGCGCCGCTTGTCATCGCCGGGGACTTCAATGATTGGCGTGAGATGGCCAGCCGCATTCTGGTTAAGCGGCTACACCTGACCGAGGCATTCGAGTTGACGGGAGGGAGGGTTGCGCGCACCTTTCCCGCCGTTTTGCCGTTATTCCGCCTTGATCGCATTTATGTGCGCGGCTTCCACGTACAAAACGCGCAGGTGCACCAGGGCCGCCCCTGGTCCAAAATTTCCGATCACGCAGTCCTGTCGGCACGGATGATCCGCAGATGA
- a CDS encoding 5-(carboxyamino)imidazole ribonucleotide synthase — protein MSIMPGAMLGLLGGGQLGRMFIMAAHSMGYRVTVLDPAKDSPSSTIADRHLRADYLDSDTLYKLGSTCAGVTTEFENVPAESIRTLAEHGVVSPAASSIAVAQNRILEKKFIVNNGFEAVPYAVIQNSHNSNEALLQAHPELFPGLLKVSRFGYDGKGQIRVNSAAELDGAFNGFNREPCVLEQLLPLESEVSVIVARGFDGEVATFPVSENQHRNGILDVSIVPARISPEIIHRAKEIAVDIAEKLDHRGVLCVEFFVVADGSHRKLLVNEIAPRPHNSGHYTIDACITSQFEQQLRILCGIPLGSTAMHGAAVMVNLLGDLWQRGEPKWEEVLRHPSVKLHLYGKLAARPGRKMGHYTVLADTTEAALQLALEIKQALAGMDLQKS, from the coding sequence ATGAGTATCATGCCTGGCGCGATGCTGGGGCTCCTGGGTGGCGGCCAGCTCGGGCGCATGTTCATCATGGCCGCGCACAGCATGGGTTACCGCGTCACTGTACTGGATCCTGCCAAAGACAGCCCGTCAAGCACCATAGCTGACCGGCATTTGCGTGCCGATTACCTCGACAGCGATACCCTCTATAAGCTGGGATCCACCTGCGCGGGTGTTACCACGGAATTCGAAAACGTTCCGGCCGAATCCATCAGGACCCTGGCTGAACATGGCGTGGTAAGTCCCGCCGCAAGCAGTATAGCCGTTGCCCAGAATCGCATTCTCGAAAAGAAATTTATCGTGAACAATGGCTTTGAGGCTGTGCCGTATGCGGTAATTCAGAATTCGCACAACTCGAACGAAGCGTTGTTGCAAGCGCATCCGGAATTGTTCCCCGGGCTTCTCAAAGTGAGCCGTTTCGGTTATGACGGTAAAGGCCAGATTCGAGTCAATAGCGCGGCGGAGCTTGATGGCGCATTCAACGGCTTTAACCGTGAGCCATGCGTGCTGGAACAATTGTTGCCATTAGAGAGTGAAGTGTCAGTCATTGTGGCGCGTGGATTCGATGGCGAGGTGGCTACGTTCCCCGTGTCCGAGAATCAGCACCGCAATGGTATCCTGGATGTCAGTATTGTTCCTGCCAGAATATCACCGGAGATTATTCATCGCGCGAAAGAGATCGCGGTCGATATAGCGGAGAAGCTTGATCATCGAGGTGTGTTGTGCGTGGAGTTTTTTGTGGTCGCCGATGGCTCCCATCGCAAATTGCTGGTCAATGAAATTGCGCCGCGACCCCATAACAGCGGCCACTACACCATTGATGCCTGTATCACCTCCCAATTCGAGCAACAATTGCGAATCCTTTGCGGCATACCGCTTGGGAGTACCGCCATGCACGGTGCGGCGGTGATGGTGAATCTATTGGGCGATCTATGGCAGCGGGGGGAGCCGAAATGGGAGGAGGTGCTGCGGCATCCCTCGGTCAAGCTTCATTTATACGGTAAGCTTGCCGCCCGGCCCGGGCGGAAAATGGGCCACTATACCGTGCTGGCCGATACCACCGAAGCGGCGTTGCAGCTTGCGCTGGAAATCAAGCAGGCGCTGGCTGGCATGGATCTCCAGAAATCATGA
- a CDS encoding DUF502 domain-containing protein has protein sequence MKRYFITGLLIWVPLGITAWALKFLIGTMDQSLLLLPARLHPEALVGFHVPGVGTVLTLLVVFITGLLTTNIIGQRLVLFWEGVLWRIPVVKSIYYGVKQVSDTLFSSQGEAFRKALLVQYPRKGSWTIAFMTGYPGGDVVNHLQGEYVSVYVPTTPNPTSGFFLMMPKSDVIELDMSVDAALKYIISMGVVTPSNGKKNPVQSQAALLHGNSSASSASSSPSDKS, from the coding sequence ATGAAACGTTACTTCATCACCGGGCTTCTTATCTGGGTACCTCTCGGCATCACCGCGTGGGCATTGAAGTTTCTGATTGGAACCATGGACCAATCACTATTGCTATTGCCGGCCAGGCTTCATCCTGAAGCCTTGGTGGGTTTTCATGTCCCCGGTGTCGGCACCGTGCTGACATTGCTGGTGGTGTTCATCACCGGCTTGTTGACGACCAATATTATCGGCCAGCGGCTGGTGTTATTCTGGGAAGGCGTGTTATGGCGCATCCCGGTGGTAAAGTCGATTTATTACGGCGTCAAGCAAGTCAGCGATACGTTATTCTCCAGTCAGGGTGAGGCTTTCCGAAAGGCGCTGCTGGTGCAATATCCGCGCAAGGGTTCATGGACTATCGCGTTCATGACCGGATACCCCGGCGGGGATGTGGTTAACCATCTTCAGGGAGAGTATGTGAGCGTGTATGTGCCCACCACGCCCAACCCCACTTCCGGATTTTTCCTGATGATGCCGAAAAGCGATGTGATAGAACTCGATATGAGCGTGGATGCGGCGCTCAAGTACATTATTTCCATGGGTGTCGTAACACCCAGTAATGGAAAAAAGAATCCCGTTCAGTCACAAGCGGCATTGCTGCACGGCAACAGCTCCGCCAGTTCCGCCAGCTCTTCACCAAGCGACAAATCCTGA
- the purE gene encoding 5-(carboxyamino)imidazole ribonucleotide mutase: MKKPLVGVIMGSNSDWEVMKHAAGILKDFDVPYEAEVVSAHRTPDRMFEYAETAVERGLKCIIAGAGGAAHLPGMIAAKTVLPVLGVPITSKQLLGMDSLLSIVQMPRGIPVATFAIGEAGAFNAGLFAAALLAVEDISLATLLAEFRKTQAERVAAMTLPKL; encoded by the coding sequence ATGAAAAAACCCCTGGTTGGCGTTATCATGGGTAGCAATAGCGACTGGGAAGTGATGAAGCATGCGGCGGGTATATTAAAGGATTTTGATGTGCCTTACGAAGCCGAGGTGGTTTCCGCCCATCGCACACCGGACCGCATGTTCGAATATGCTGAAACCGCGGTCGAGCGCGGCCTGAAATGCATTATCGCCGGTGCGGGTGGCGCGGCGCATCTTCCCGGAATGATTGCCGCCAAAACTGTTCTGCCGGTGCTCGGCGTGCCGATTACGTCCAAACAGCTTCTGGGAATGGATTCGCTTCTTTCCATCGTGCAGATGCCTAGAGGCATTCCCGTTGCTACCTTCGCCATCGGTGAGGCGGGAGCATTCAACGCAGGCCTGTTCGCGGCGGCGCTGTTAGCGGTGGAGGATATAAGTCTCGCCACGCTTCTTGCGGAGTTCCGTAAAACCCAGGCAGAAAGGGTGGCGGCCATGACGTTGCCCAAGTTATGA
- a CDS encoding L-threonylcarbamoyladenylate synthase, protein MTPNDDDQIVAAAALLRAGGIVAFPTETVYGLGAEVSNFSAVRRVFEIKKRPVDHPLIVHFADSSRLHHWAREIPEQAWRLAESFWPGPLTMILPRSRHVPENVTGGQDTVGLRVPDHPVALALLKALGPEGALAAPSANRFGRLSPTTAAHVREELGDAVDMVLDGGACKVGLESTIVGFNDQAALVLRPGGIPLEALAEVLGGKVIVPGKKNQAVRVPGSLASHYAPLTPLELWPTESLWRRALELEAEGMRMGIMTWSGQNPNLPERKNLLHFAMPAEPKIYGSRLYATLRRLDHDRFDRLLIEAPPDDHAWMAIADRLQRASCAPGFKVKIDDCDASQEDRNITNEVV, encoded by the coding sequence ATGACGCCGAACGACGATGATCAGATTGTTGCCGCCGCTGCCCTGCTCAGGGCTGGCGGGATAGTGGCTTTCCCGACGGAAACGGTTTATGGGCTTGGAGCGGAGGTTTCCAATTTTTCCGCAGTCCGGCGGGTTTTTGAAATCAAAAAAAGGCCTGTGGATCATCCGCTAATTGTTCATTTTGCAGATTCATCCCGATTGCATCACTGGGCGCGAGAGATACCGGAGCAGGCTTGGCGGCTGGCTGAATCCTTCTGGCCAGGACCCCTGACTATGATATTGCCGCGTAGCCGCCATGTGCCTGAAAATGTAACAGGGGGCCAGGACACTGTCGGACTCCGGGTGCCGGATCATCCGGTTGCGCTTGCCCTGTTGAAAGCGCTGGGACCGGAGGGAGCCCTTGCCGCCCCTTCGGCCAACAGGTTCGGGCGGTTAAGTCCTACCACGGCAGCCCATGTGCGCGAGGAATTGGGCGACGCCGTAGACATGGTTCTGGATGGCGGGGCTTGCAAGGTTGGCCTGGAAAGTACAATTGTCGGCTTTAACGATCAAGCCGCTCTCGTATTACGGCCCGGCGGCATTCCCCTGGAAGCGCTGGCGGAGGTGCTGGGTGGCAAAGTCATCGTGCCCGGGAAGAAGAATCAAGCTGTGCGCGTGCCGGGCTCCCTTGCCTCCCACTACGCGCCGTTAACGCCGCTGGAGCTCTGGCCCACGGAGTCCTTGTGGCGGCGCGCGCTCGAGTTGGAGGCGGAAGGAATGCGCATGGGAATAATGACGTGGTCAGGTCAGAATCCCAACCTTCCGGAAAGGAAAAATTTGCTCCACTTTGCCATGCCTGCGGAACCCAAAATCTACGGCAGCCGGTTGTATGCAACCTTGCGCCGATTGGATCACGATCGCTTCGACCGCTTATTGATCGAAGCGCCTCCCGATGACCACGCCTGGATGGCAATAGCGGATCGCTTGCAGCGTGCGAGCTGCGCCCCGGGTTTCAAGGTTAAAATTGATGATTGCGACGCGTCGCAAGAGGATAGGAATATTACAAATGAAGTCGTATAG
- a CDS encoding phosphoribosylaminoimidazolesuccinocarboxamide synthase, which yields MTDQTALFETSIQSLSLLHRGKVRDIYAVNNDKLLIVQTDRLSAFDVILPTPVPGKGRLLTALSSFWFEKLGHIIPNHLTGIVSESVVTEAEREQVAGRAFVVKRLKSLPIEAIVRGYVAGSGWKDYQRTGAICGIALPSGLQEAARLPCGAIFTPSTKAAAGEHDENISFSEMEKLLGRDLAVQVRDKAIALYTEAADYAITKGIIIADTKFEFGQDDAGKLYLIDEALTPDSSRFWPADQYAPGKNPPSYDKQFVRDWLETQDWNKRSPAPPLPPDILAKTAEKYQEALRRLSG from the coding sequence ATGACTGATCAAACCGCACTGTTTGAAACAAGCATACAAAGCCTGTCTCTGCTGCATCGGGGCAAGGTGCGCGATATTTATGCGGTGAATAACGACAAACTGTTGATTGTTCAGACAGACAGGCTTTCCGCGTTCGACGTCATTCTGCCAACCCCGGTACCAGGCAAGGGAAGGTTGCTGACCGCATTATCCAGTTTCTGGTTTGAAAAGCTCGGTCATATTATTCCCAATCACCTCACCGGTATCGTCTCCGAATCGGTGGTAACAGAGGCGGAACGCGAGCAGGTGGCCGGTCGTGCATTTGTGGTCAAGCGGCTGAAATCGTTGCCGATAGAAGCCATCGTACGCGGGTATGTCGCGGGTTCTGGGTGGAAAGATTATCAGAGAACCGGCGCAATCTGCGGTATCGCGCTTCCATCCGGCTTGCAGGAAGCCGCAAGATTGCCCTGCGGAGCGATTTTTACCCCATCCACCAAGGCTGCGGCGGGTGAGCATGACGAAAATATTTCCTTTTCAGAAATGGAGAAACTATTGGGCCGGGATCTGGCGGTGCAAGTGCGCGATAAAGCCATCGCCCTTTACACCGAGGCGGCGGATTATGCGATAACAAAAGGCATTATTATCGCGGATACCAAGTTCGAATTCGGCCAGGATGACGCAGGCAAGCTTTATCTCATAGACGAGGCGCTTACTCCCGATTCATCCCGTTTCTGGCCAGCGGATCAGTATGCACCGGGAAAAAACCCGCCCAGCTATGACAAGCAGTTCGTGCGCGATTGGCTGGAAACCCAGGACTGGAACAAAAGATCGCCCGCTCCCCCATTGCCCCCGGATATTCTCGCCAAGACCGCGGAGAAATATCAGGAAGCCCTTCGTCGACTGAGCGGTTGA